Genomic segment of Blastopirellula marina:
TGACTTAAAGTAACTCGCTCAATTCTCCATTCAAAGCCAAGAAAATAGGCCAGCGTTATTTAACATAACGCTGGCCTATTTGTGTGAAACTTCGACCGTGGTCTACTCCCCTGCCCTTCTTAAGCACGGATGGTATCGGCCGAGTGAAATTCTCTCTTCTGCGGGCCCATTCGTTGCGAGACGCCCATACCTTGCAAAATAGTGTTGTAAGTATCGAGTCCTTCCGCGGCGACGTTCATTTGTTGCCCGGTCTTGAATCGGCCATTGGCCCCGGTGATCGCATGGAAAACGCCGGAGAGTTCTCGTTTCACGTTGTTGTGGCGACCATCCCCCGATTCGGTAGAAATGGTGATCAAGGAGTTCTCGAGAATCGTCTTCCCGTTCCCTTCTACCGCGTCTTCGCCGTCAAGTAGTTTCAGGAAGTAGGCAATCTCTCGCATTTTCATGTGAACATGAGCACGCAGTTGTTCGTTCTTTTTCTTCTCGTTGAACTTGTGCCACCATTCATGGCTGCAACCTTGATCGCCGGTCGCGTTGTGTTGCTTGGCGTCGTCGAACACGAAGCGTTGTTTCCCTTCGTATTCGTACTTGCCCGTCAAGCGAATTCGCTCGCCGGCGGATAAGAAGGTGAGCGAACCGAAACGGGTACGATCGGTTTGAATTGCCAGGGCGTACAAATCGGCCATCAAACGCCATTCCTCGGTCAATTCGTCGAGCGTAATATCGATCCCCTGCCCGCCTGGATCGGCTTCGATACCGTGAATAATGCGAGATGGAGCAGGCATCTCTCGGGCTGCTCTCCGCTCGCGAGATTCTTGGTCGTGTTTCAATGTTCGCTGCTCGAACTCGCGAATACGATCCAAATGATCGGCCAATCGGGCTTTTGAAACATCACCCAAAGGCGAATTCTGCCCTGTGTAGAACTTCGCTTGATCGACGACGCTATCGAGTACGCTCTTGGTGATACGTTGTTGACGTGGATCAGCCTCGGCCGCTTCCTTGCCAAAGATCCGTGTGAATAGTTCGCGCGGCTTCTCTTGAATCGAAGCGGCAGGCGTTCCATCTTGAGTAAAGCTGTGGATGTATCGCACCACGCGATCATTGCGCCGGAAGAACGTACCAGCGACCAATGTCGAAATCATCCCGGGTGGTAGTCCGTCGGCGTAATGCTCGGCTCGAACCATTTGGTCGATCGAAGGGCCTCCGGCTTTCGCCGTTCCATCGGCGGGCATGGCGACGAACGCGGCGGCCGATCCATCGTAATGAGCATTGATGCCAGGCATGTCGCAGCGAACATGATCGACATTCTGCATCAATAGAAGTTTCTCTTTCAGCGGCTTGAGCGGTTCCAAGACACCATCGTAGCCTTCCGCTTGCAACGGTGCCGGAATGCCGAGACCGAAGAAGACGTTGAACGCGCGGACCGGGATGGCC
This window contains:
- a CDS encoding DUF1552 domain-containing protein; translated protein: MMKSRINRRTLLKGLGSVTIGLPLLEEMLVAPTQAASEKAIPVRAFNVFFGLGIPAPLQAEGYDGVLEPLKPLKEKLLLMQNVDHVRCDMPGINAHYDGSAAAFVAMPADGTAKAGGPSIDQMVRAEHYADGLPPGMISTLVAGTFFRRNDRVVRYIHSFTQDGTPAASIQEKPRELFTRIFGKEAAEADPRQQRITKSVLDSVVDQAKFYTGQNSPLGDVSKARLADHLDRIREFEQRTLKHDQESRERRAAREMPAPSRIIHGIEADPGGQGIDITLDELTEEWRLMADLYALAIQTDRTRFGSLTFLSAGERIRLTGKYEYEGKQRFVFDDAKQHNATGDQGCSHEWWHKFNEKKKNEQLRAHVHMKMREIAYFLKLLDGEDAVEGNGKTILENSLITISTESGDGRHNNVKRELSGVFHAITGANGRFKTGQQMNVAAEGLDTYNTILQGMGVSQRMGPQKREFHSADTIRA